Proteins from a genomic interval of Sugiyamaella lignohabitans strain CBS 10342 chromosome C, complete sequence:
- the PMA1 gene encoding H(+)-exporting P2-type ATPase PMA1 (Plasma membrane H+-ATPase; pumps protons out of the cell; major regulator of cytoplasmic pH and plasma membrane potential; P2-type ATPase; Hsp30p plays a role in Pma1p regulation; interactions with Std1p appear to propagate [GAR+]; GO_component: GO:0016021 - integral component of membrane [Evidence IEA,IEA]; GO_component: GO:0016021 - integral component of membrane [Evidence ISM] [PMID 12192589]; GO_component: GO:0016020 - membrane [Evidence IEA]; GO_component: GO:0045121 - membrane raft [Evidence IDA] [PMID 10716729]; GO_component: GO:0045121 - membrane raft [Evidence IDA] [PMID 15536122]; GO_component: GO:0005739 - mitochondrion [Evidence IDA] [PMID 16823961]; GO_component: GO:0005886 - plasma membrane [Evidence IEA,IEA]; GO_component: GO:0005886 - plasma membrane [Evidence IDA] [PMID 11739806]; GO_component: GO:0005886 - plasma membrane [Evidence IDA] [PMID 12469340]; GO_component: GO:0005886 - plasma membrane [Evidence IDA] [PMID 16622836]; GO_function: GO:0005524 - ATP binding [Evidence IEA]; GO_function: GO:0016887 - ATPase activity [Evidence IEA]; GO_function: GO:0019829 - cation-transporting ATPase activity [Evidence IEA]; GO_function: GO:0008553 - hydrogen-exporting ATPase activity, phosphorylative mechanism [Evidence IEA]; GO_function: GO:0008553 - hydrogen-exporting ATPase activity, phosphorylative mechanism [Evidence IDA] [PMID 17912695]; GO_function: GO:0016787 - hydrolase activity [Evidence IEA]; GO_function: GO:0046872 - metal ion binding [Evidence IEA,IEA]; GO_function: GO:0000166 - nucleotide binding [Evidence IEA,IEA]; GO_process: GO:0006754 - ATP biosynthetic process [Evidence IEA]; GO_process: GO:0006200 - ATP catabolic process [Evidence IEA]; GO_process: GO:0006812 - cation transport [Evidence IEA]; GO_process: GO:1902600 - hydrogen ion transmembrane transport [Evidence IEA]; GO_process: GO:0006811 - ion transport [Evidence IEA]; GO_process: GO:1902906 - proteasome storage granule assembly [Evidence IMP] [PMID 23690178]; GO_process: GO:0015992 - proton transport [Evidence IEA]; GO_process: GO:0015992 - proton transport [Evidence IDA] [PMID 8396147]; GO_process: GO:0006885 - regulation of pH [Evidence IEP] [PMID 8929277]; GO_process: GO:0055085 - transmembrane transport [Evidence IDA] [PMID 8396147]; GO_process: GO:0006810 - transport [Evidence IEA]), which produces MTSSVDSLGRSIIGSSVLVDEEYSQSPSGKNDDGSVEKESKTQSSESQSKPDSDGDYTEEDIDAFITELQSDDEDNSRAFHEEAHSTDSVKSVPEGLLQTDPQTGLTKEEVTKRRKKYGLNKMSEEKVNIYYKFLLFFVGPIQFVMEAAALLAIGLKDWVDFGVICALLLLNAAVGFIQEYQAGSIVEELKKTLALQAVVLREGLLQEVDAAKIVPGEILQIEEGTIISADGRLVTTGCFLQIDQSAITGESLAVEKRCGDTVYASSTVKRGSTFMIVTATGDQTYVGRAATLVNKASAGSGHFTDVLNGIGSALLVLVIVTLLVVWVACFYRSDPIVKILRYTLAITIVGVPVGLPAVVTTTMAVGAAYLAKKRAIVQKLSAIESLAGVEILCSDKTGTLTKNKLSLGTPFTVDGVEPEELMLTACLAASRKKKGLDAIDKAFFKSLREYPRAKSALTKYKVIKFHPFDPVSKKVTAVVESPSGELITCVKGAPLFVLRTVAEDHEISTSIDEAYKSRVEEFASRGFRSLGVARKRGNGYWEILGIVPCSDPPRHDTFKTVQEAKQLGLSIKMLTGDAVGIAKETSRQLGLGTNIYNAERLGLGGGGDMNGSQVYDFVEGADGFAEVFPQHKYNVVEILQQRGHLVAMTGDGVNDAPSLKKADTGIAVEGASDAARSAADIVFLAPGLSAIIDALKTSRQIFHRMYSYIVYRIALSLHLEIFFGLWIAILDQSLQIELVVFIAIFADLATLAIAYDNAPYSQKPVKWNLPKLWGMSILLGIVLAIGTWITLTTMFLPKGGIIQNFGEVDPILFLQISLSENWLIFVTRANGPFWSSLPSWELVAAVFVVDVLATLFCIFGWFVGGQTSIVTVVRVWIFSFGIFCVCGGLFYLMQDSVAFDRLMHGKNPKKKEKRSFEDFIVAMQRVSTQHEKTT; this is translated from the coding sequence CTGAGGGACTGCTACAGACAGACCCCCAAACGGGCCTCACAAAAGAAGAGGTTACAAAGCGACGAAAGAAATATGGGCTTAATAAGATGTCTGAAGAAAAAGTGAACATTTACTACAAATTCTTACTGTTCTTTGTTGGTCCTATTCAATTTGTTATGGAGGCAGCAGCGCTGTTGGCTATTGGATTGAAAGATTGGGTTGACTTTGGGGTTATCTGTGCTTTACTACTCTTAAATGCCGCAGTCGGATTTATTCAAGAATATCAGGCAGGATCAATAGTTGAagagttgaagaaaacaTTAGCGTTACAAGCAGTGGTTCTACGAGAAGGACTGCTGCAAGAAGTGGATGCTGCTAAGATCGTGCCAGGAGAAATTCttcaaattgaagaaggGACTATAATTTCCGCTGACGGAAGATTAGTTACCACCGGTTGTTTCCTGCAAATTGATCAGTCAGCAATAACTGGCGAGTCATTGGCTGTGGAGAAACGCTGCGGAGATACCGTGTATGCGTCGTCTACAGTGAAGAGGGGCAGCACATTCATGATAGTTACCGCTACGGGAGACCAGACATATGTTGGAAGAGCTGCCACCTTAGTTAATAAAGCGTCGGCTGGAAGTGGGCATTTCACTGATGTCTTAAATGGAATCGGTTCAGCATTGCTTGTTCTTGTCATTGTCACACTTTTAGTAGTATGGGTGGCCTGTTTCTACAGGTCAGATCCAATAGTCAAGATTCTCCGATACACATTGGCAATTACAATTGTGGGAGTTCCAGTTGGTCTACCAGCAGTCGTCACAACGACCATGGcagtaggagcagcatATTTGGCAAAAAAGAGAGCTATAGTTCAAAAACTGTCAGCAATTGAGTCGTTGGCTGGTGTCGAGATTCTATGCTCAGACAAGACCGGCACTTTGACAAAGAACAAGCTATCTCTTGGTACTCCATTCACAGTTGATGGGGTTGAACCAGAAGAGCTTATGTTGACAGCCTGTTTAGCAGCAtcgagaaagaagaaagggCTTGACGCTATCGACAAAGCATTTTTCAAGTCATTGAGAGAATATCCTAGAGCTAAAAGTGCCTTGACAAAGTACAAAGTAATTAAATTTCACCCTTTTGATCCTGTATCGAAAAAGGTTacagctgttgttgagtcTCCTTCCGGTGAATTGATAACTTGTGTAAAAGGAGCTCCCTTGTTTGTGCTGAGAACGGTAGCCGAGGATCACGAGATATCAACGTCCATTGATGAAGCATACAAGAGCAGAGTGGAAGAGTTTGCTAGTAGAGGATTCCGGTCACTTGGAGTTGCCCGCAAGAGGGGTAATGGATACTGGGAGATCCTAGGCATTGTACCTTGCTCAGACCCACCTCGACACGACACATTTAAAACAGTTCAAGAAGCAAAACAATTAGGACTATCAATAAAGATGCTAACTGGGGATGCAGTAGGAATTGCCAAAGAGACATCTCGACAACTCGGACTAGGCACCAACATCTACAATGCAGAGAGACTGGGCCTTGGAGGTGGAGGCGACATGAATGGATCACAAGTCTATGACTTTGTCGAAGGAGCAGATGGGTTTGCAGAAGTGTTCCCTCAACACAAGTATAACGTTGTAGAAATCCTTCAACAACGAGGTCACTTGGTAGCCATGACTGGAGACGGTGTTAATGATGCTCCATCTTTGAAAAAGGCAGATACTGGAATTGCTGTGGAGGGGGCATCAGACGCAGCAcggtcagcagcagatatTGTCTTTCTAGCACCAGGACTATCAGCTATAATAGATGCACTGAAGACATCTCGACAAATATTCCATCGAATGTATTCTTACATTGTATACAGAATTGCATTATCCTTGCATTTGGAAATATTCTTTGGATTGTGGATTGCCATCTTGGATCAATCACTTCAAATcgagctggtggtgtttATTGCCATTTTCGCAGACCTTGCTACACTGGCAATTGCATACGATAATGCCCCATACTCTCAGAAACCAGTCAAGTGGAACCTACCTAAACTCTGGGGAATGTCGATCTTACTAGGCATTGTGCTTGCAATTGGCACATGGATCACATTGACGACAATGTTCTTACCGAAAGGTGGCATCATACAGAATTTCGGAGAAGTAGATCCAATTCTATTTCTCCAGATATCACTCTCCGAAAACTGGCTCATATTTGTGACACGGGCCAACGGGCCATTTTGGTCGTCGCTGCCATCATGGGAGTTGGTTGCAGCAGTTTTCGTGGTTGACGTGTTGGCAACTCTATTTTGTATATTCGGGTGGTTTGTAGGCGGACAAACTTCTATTGTTACAGTAGTCAGAGTATGGATATTCTCATTTGGTATATTCTGTGTTTGCGGAGGATTATTCTATCTGATGCAGGACTCAGTTGCATTTGACCGGTTGATGCATGGGAAGAatccaaagaagaaggaaaagcGATCATTTGAGGACTTTATTGTCGCCATGCAACGTGTTTCAACGCAGCACGAGAAGACAACGTGA